One window of Candidatus Marinarcus aquaticus genomic DNA carries:
- a CDS encoding PAS domain-containing sensor histidine kinase, producing MNKKSLALKYGVLFCIVSVVLFVANHSYKQQQTTLQLQKEIQHVKMAYKSVIEEHQKLSELIFFNDLLYDDKVVESFKQATHHLKQEQQQLYEYLKQKFFYYKSYGVKNISFYFPNNVLFLTMDDKANPIEHTVQKKSLIFANSTLKEMSSIEIANNKASLVVTKPLFDNDLKHIGAIEFELSLDYLANMVEKKTEYDIFFLYDKKMQAHSASNEFSDFLINNKYAIENSTHKIFRYKEEMMQLIASQQQEKIVKNMNTQQEFAVPFEFEKRVQAMVFIPLQHALTNEHNLYLMGYSMNEESELDVIEQMSYWILWISLSVAFLVILVIFISHLDRIRTQALRKKYDDLVNAIDKYVIMIETDKSGFITYITEAFCNIAGYSKNELIGRNINVLRHPDMSKKFFENMWYELRTKKRWEGEVKNRDKNGNSYWVRGIILPKYDINNEIIGYTSIRVNITDAKQLKKINNLLKEDLSNKLNEIKMRDETLMQKTRIILMGKILDSVSHQWKTPMSNITIELANLKARIENESLDLTQLKMIQEEIEYQLKTLSITLNEFKTFFSEENDSDKFNVYSAVNESIALVKKECQLHNIFIELNASKEIFCFGVFNDLRQIITNLLRNSVHQLIVNNIEKGAIKLNIIEEGKEVIIMCEDNAKGTSKRIIDEVFSDSYEEKVNKDAGINLFIVKLLIQKIGAQLLFENKEDKTIFYIKLVKRDRRKEKRD from the coding sequence ATGAATAAAAAGAGTTTGGCACTCAAATATGGGGTGCTTTTTTGTATTGTAAGTGTGGTCCTTTTTGTAGCAAACCACTCTTACAAACAACAACAAACTACTTTACAACTGCAAAAAGAGATACAACACGTCAAAATGGCGTATAAAAGTGTCATTGAAGAGCATCAAAAACTCAGCGAGCTGATTTTTTTCAATGATTTACTTTATGATGATAAAGTGGTTGAAAGTTTCAAACAAGCCACACATCATTTAAAACAAGAACAGCAACAACTCTACGAATACCTCAAACAAAAATTTTTTTATTATAAAAGTTATGGGGTGAAAAATATCAGTTTTTATTTTCCCAATAATGTTCTTTTTTTAACCATGGATGACAAAGCCAATCCCATTGAACATACCGTACAAAAAAAGAGTCTGATTTTTGCAAACTCAACACTTAAAGAGATGTCCAGTATTGAAATAGCCAATAACAAAGCATCACTGGTGGTCACAAAACCTCTTTTTGATAACGATTTAAAACATATTGGTGCCATTGAGTTTGAGTTGAGCTTGGACTATCTTGCCAATATGGTGGAGAAAAAAACTGAATACGACATCTTCTTTTTATACGATAAAAAAATGCAAGCACATTCAGCAAGCAATGAGTTCAGTGATTTTTTAATCAACAATAAATATGCCATTGAAAATTCAACACACAAAATTTTTCGATATAAAGAGGAGATGATGCAACTCATTGCATCTCAACAGCAAGAAAAGATTGTAAAAAACATGAATACACAACAAGAGTTTGCTGTGCCTTTTGAGTTTGAAAAACGCGTTCAAGCGATGGTATTTATCCCTTTACAACACGCCTTAACCAATGAACACAATCTCTATTTAATGGGTTACTCTATGAATGAAGAGTCCGAGTTGGATGTCATAGAGCAGATGAGTTATTGGATATTATGGATTTCGTTGAGTGTTGCATTTTTAGTGATTTTGGTCATTTTTATTTCACATCTTGACCGTATTCGAACACAAGCATTACGAAAAAAATATGATGATTTGGTCAATGCCATTGATAAATATGTAATCATGATAGAGACCGATAAAAGCGGGTTTATTACCTATATTACTGAAGCTTTCTGTAATATTGCAGGGTACAGTAAAAATGAGCTTATAGGTCGAAACATCAATGTACTAAGACATCCTGATATGTCTAAAAAGTTTTTTGAAAATATGTGGTATGAATTGCGAACCAAGAAGCGTTGGGAAGGTGAAGTTAAAAACCGAGATAAAAATGGAAACTCTTATTGGGTACGGGGTATCATTTTGCCCAAATATGATATTAATAATGAAATCATTGGGTATACCTCAATTCGTGTCAATATCACCGATGCTAAACAGCTTAAAAAAATCAATAATCTTTTAAAAGAGGATTTGTCCAATAAACTCAATGAGATTAAAATGCGTGATGAAACTTTGATGCAAAAGACACGTATTATTCTTATGGGGAAAATTTTGGATTCAGTTTCACATCAATGGAAAACACCTATGTCCAATATCACGATTGAATTGGCCAATTTAAAAGCCCGTATTGAAAATGAATCGTTGGATTTGACTCAACTTAAAATGATTCAAGAAGAGATTGAGTATCAACTCAAAACACTCTCCATCACACTCAATGAGTTTAAAACTTTTTTCAGTGAAGAGAATGACAGTGATAAATTTAATGTTTACTCAGCAGTCAATGAATCAATTGCATTGGTTAAAAAAGAGTGTCAATTGCACAACATCTTCATTGAATTGAATGCCTCTAAAGAGATTTTCTGTTTTGGAGTATTTAATGATTTACGACAAATTATCACCAATTTATTGAGAAACAGTGTGCATCAACTCATTGTCAACAATATAGAAAAAGGTGCCATCAAACTTAATATTATTGAAGAGGGGAAAGAGGTCATTATCATGTGTGAAGATAATGCAAAAGGGACCTCTAAACGTATCATTGATGAAGTTTTCTCTGACAGTTATGAAGAGAAAGTCAATAAAGATGCAGGCATTAATCTTTTTATTGTCAAACTGCTCATACAAAAAATTGGGGCACAATTGTTGTTTGAAAACAAAGAGGATAAAACCATTTTTTATATTAAGTTGGTCAAACGGGACCGAAGAAAAGAGAAAAGAGACTAA
- a CDS encoding NAD(P)/FAD-dependent oxidoreductase: MKYDIVIVGAGASGLMLASLLKNRKICLLESNAKIGAKIRVSGGAKCNVTNKYMSEKHYLGHQTFVHNILKNFDQHDLLAFFNQHHVKPKIVEKIVKGTYFCNSAQEVTDMFSKLISHVDLKLNCELKEVTYNQEYTLHTSKGKIECEHLVMASGGLSYPSLGASSIAFDVAKQFGHTVQRLSPALVGFTVQKEQFWFKQLSGLSLPALVKVGNKEFEGSFLFAHKGCSGPVILNASLFWEKGQLSIDFLPQKALEKFMKSNKHISSALPLPKRFVSEFLKSVELKDQPISALNNEEKNKLMLLKNYTFSPAGNFGYTKAEVTKGGVCTLEIDELTLQSKLQKNLYFLGECLDVTGELGGYNFQFAFSSAVSCSKSI, encoded by the coding sequence TTGAAATATGATATAGTCATAGTGGGAGCGGGAGCAAGTGGATTGATGCTCGCTTCACTTCTTAAAAACAGAAAGATTTGTTTACTTGAAAGCAATGCAAAAATTGGAGCCAAAATCCGTGTGAGCGGTGGAGCTAAGTGTAATGTCACCAATAAGTACATGAGTGAAAAACACTATTTAGGCCATCAAACGTTTGTGCATAACATACTTAAAAACTTCGATCAACACGATTTACTGGCTTTTTTTAATCAACATCATGTCAAACCTAAAATTGTTGAAAAGATTGTCAAAGGAACGTACTTTTGTAACAGTGCCCAAGAGGTGACGGATATGTTTTCAAAACTGATTTCACATGTGGATTTGAAACTCAATTGTGAACTCAAAGAGGTGACATACAATCAAGAGTATACCTTGCATACAAGTAAAGGTAAAATTGAGTGTGAGCATTTGGTCATGGCAAGCGGTGGTTTGTCTTACCCTTCTTTAGGTGCAAGTTCCATTGCTTTTGATGTGGCCAAACAGTTTGGACACACGGTGCAAAGACTCTCTCCTGCACTTGTAGGATTTACCGTACAAAAAGAGCAGTTTTGGTTCAAACAATTAAGTGGTCTCTCTTTGCCTGCACTGGTAAAAGTGGGCAATAAAGAGTTTGAAGGTTCGTTTTTATTTGCCCATAAAGGGTGTTCGGGACCTGTGATTTTAAATGCCTCCCTTTTTTGGGAAAAGGGACAATTGAGTATTGATTTTTTACCTCAAAAAGCATTAGAAAAGTTTATGAAAAGTAACAAACATATCAGTTCAGCACTTCCTTTACCAAAACGTTTTGTATCAGAATTTTTAAAATCAGTTGAACTCAAAGATCAACCCATCAGTGCTTTAAACAATGAAGAGAAAAATAAGTTAATGTTATTAAAAAATTATACCTTCTCTCCTGCAGGAAACTTCGGTTATACCAAAGCTGAAGTGACCAAAGGAGGAGTCTGTACTTTGGAAATAGATGAGTTGACACTGCAAAGTAAATTACAAAAAAATCTTTATTTCTTAGGGGAGTGTTTGGATGTCACCGGAGAGTTGGGTGGATATAATTTTCAATTTGCTTTCTCTAGTGCTGTAAGTTGCTCGAAATCGATCTAG
- a CDS encoding FAD-dependent oxidoreductase: MQRRDFLRYSLFSAALLFPLSNFARFQKSMQPKIVICGGGYAGLSVAHYLKELNNYLDITIIEKNRRFVSCPFSNAYLGEVQDITLSSLTFSYKDAIKKNKCRFINEEIYEINRDKKEVYTKYQNISYDILIMAVGIDYNYEALFNNEKTIKEVMSKAPAGLKPPFEHEQLKGMIETFTKGNFIITVPNGSYKCPPAPYERACMIAHYFQTHGIEGKVIILDPREQPAAKPKQFLEVFNTLYKNTIEYHGLTNLKDINFKIKEVYVESFDKKNFDYVDKTVPFEQANIIPPNKANELIKQAKLELNDHGFAKLKPPTFQSSIDDDVYILGDAQGEYPFPKSAQMANSCALNVANEIVSRLYNLPYSLKENMPGNICYSLVSDTKAVSIMHTYTYDKKPTVSSFVSAIDEGTALSAKNWYEGLTAELFK; the protein is encoded by the coding sequence ATGCAACGACGAGATTTCTTGCGCTATTCACTTTTTTCTGCTGCCCTGCTCTTTCCACTCTCTAACTTTGCACGTTTTCAAAAAAGTATGCAACCAAAAATTGTGATTTGTGGCGGTGGGTATGCAGGATTGAGTGTTGCACACTACTTAAAAGAGCTCAACAATTATTTAGATATTACCATCATAGAGAAAAACAGACGTTTTGTCTCTTGTCCTTTTTCAAATGCCTATTTAGGTGAAGTTCAAGATATTACTCTATCCTCTTTAACATTTTCATATAAAGATGCCATAAAGAAAAACAAATGTCGATTTATCAATGAAGAGATTTATGAAATCAATCGAGACAAAAAAGAGGTTTACACCAAATATCAAAATATCTCTTATGATATTCTCATTATGGCTGTAGGCATTGATTATAACTATGAGGCACTTTTTAACAATGAAAAAACCATCAAAGAGGTTATGAGTAAAGCACCTGCTGGATTAAAACCTCCTTTTGAACATGAACAACTCAAAGGTATGATTGAAACCTTTACAAAGGGCAATTTTATTATCACCGTACCCAATGGTTCATACAAATGCCCACCAGCACCCTATGAAAGAGCGTGCATGATTGCGCACTATTTTCAAACGCATGGTATTGAGGGAAAAGTCATCATTCTTGACCCAAGAGAACAACCTGCAGCCAAACCAAAACAGTTTTTAGAAGTCTTTAATACGCTTTATAAAAACACCATTGAGTATCATGGACTTACCAACCTTAAAGACATTAACTTTAAAATTAAAGAGGTTTATGTAGAGAGTTTTGATAAAAAAAACTTTGATTATGTGGATAAAACAGTGCCGTTTGAGCAAGCGAATATCATTCCACCCAACAAAGCCAATGAGCTTATTAAACAGGCAAAACTGGAACTCAATGACCACGGTTTTGCCAAACTCAAACCTCCTACTTTTCAATCCAGTATCGATGATGATGTCTATATTTTAGGAGATGCTCAAGGGGAATACCCTTTTCCAAAATCAGCACAAATGGCCAACTCCTGTGCACTGAATGTGGCCAATGAGATTGTATCGCGTCTGTATAATTTGCCCTACTCGCTTAAAGAGAACATGCCAGGTAATATTTGTTATTCATTGGTTTCTGATACCAAAGCGGTCTCCATCATGCACACCTATACGTATGATAAAAAACCAACGGTGAGCAGTTTTGTTTCTGCTATTGATGAAGGCACCGCATTGTCTGCTAAAAATTGGTATGAAGGGTTAACAGCTGAGCTTTTTAAGTAG
- a CDS encoding Spy/CpxP family protein refolding chaperone: MKTKMITGLMATLLGASLLNAQMMNQNDSRCDGKKAKMSYYKGVHGMKGSHMGIMPLLFKLNLTQEQEERVQKIMTTFKSQMPSPYESFSADKFDEEKYIQQAMTKKENMIKLRAKMISKVYDVLTDKQKSQLRVLMDLKEEKLKQGCRFDKNSNGRR, from the coding sequence ATGAAAACAAAAATGATAACAGGTTTAATGGCAACACTTTTAGGTGCCAGTTTATTAAATGCACAAATGATGAATCAAAATGATTCAAGATGTGATGGGAAAAAAGCAAAAATGTCGTATTATAAAGGCGTTCATGGAATGAAAGGAAGTCATATGGGCATCATGCCACTTCTTTTTAAACTCAATTTAACACAAGAGCAAGAAGAGAGAGTTCAAAAGATCATGACAACGTTTAAATCTCAAATGCCTTCACCGTATGAATCATTCAGTGCAGACAAGTTTGACGAAGAGAAATACATCCAACAAGCTATGACAAAAAAAGAAAATATGATAAAATTACGAGCAAAAATGATTTCCAAAGTCTATGATGTGTTAACGGATAAGCAAAAGTCTCAACTGAGAGTCTTAATGGATTTAAAAGAGGAAAAACTAAAACAAGGATGCCGTTTTGATAAAAATAGCAATGGTCGAAGATGA
- a CDS encoding CZB domain-containing protein, whose protein sequence is MNKFQRNSNRSVYEVESISNKIFINLAKLDHVIYKNNLYQLIFGGEHSFKAVDHHNCRLGKWYDTGLGREEFSFVPSYKHLEKHHHTVHHEANILAEECSGLAVACSKQLIEDKIALVENASEEVFYYLDKILEEKNESVMKKAAKDLFDKK, encoded by the coding sequence ATGAACAAATTCCAACGTAACTCAAATCGATCGGTGTATGAAGTTGAGAGCATTTCAAATAAAATTTTCATTAACCTCGCAAAACTGGATCACGTGATTTATAAAAATAACTTGTATCAATTAATTTTTGGTGGAGAACACAGCTTTAAAGCGGTTGATCACCACAATTGTCGATTAGGGAAATGGTACGACACAGGACTTGGACGAGAAGAGTTCAGTTTTGTGCCTTCATATAAACACTTAGAAAAACACCATCACACCGTCCACCATGAAGCCAATATTTTAGCAGAAGAGTGTTCTGGGTTAGCCGTAGCATGCTCGAAACAACTGATTGAAGATAAGATTGCATTAGTTGAAAATGCGAGTGAAGAGGTCTTCTATTATTTGGATAAAATTTTAGAAGAGAAAAATGAATCGGTGATGAAAAAAGCGGCTAAAGATCTTTTTGATAAAAAGTAG
- a CDS encoding response regulator, translated as MSTYKIAIIDDETEILTMLNRFLSKSGKYTVSTFSNPVIGVDAVNRDSFDLVLLDIMMPQMNGLEALEKIMVKNPAQKIVMMTAYSTLDRVLKSHKEGATNYVMKPFDSLQALESKITEVLKS; from the coding sequence ATGAGCACATATAAAATTGCAATTATTGATGATGAAACAGAAATTTTAACGATGTTGAATCGGTTTTTGAGTAAATCAGGCAAGTACACGGTTTCAACCTTTTCTAACCCTGTTATAGGAGTAGATGCGGTTAATCGAGACAGTTTTGATTTGGTTTTATTAGACATCATGATGCCTCAAATGAATGGTTTAGAAGCATTAGAAAAAATCATGGTTAAAAATCCAGCACAAAAAATTGTTATGATGACCGCGTATTCAACGTTGGATAGGGTGTTGAAATCACATAAAGAGGGTGCAACCAATTATGTGATGAAACCGTTTGATTCACTGCAAGCTTTAGAGAGTAAAATTACTGAAGTTTTAAAGTCGTAG
- a CDS encoding response regulator transcription factor, with amino-acid sequence MIKIAMVEDDTELACVLTQYLKQFNMEVTNFEEPFLALSSLNLHSYDLIILDLSLPGMDGLDLCKEIVKKHDVPIIISSARSDITDKVIALELGADDYLPKPYDPRELEVRVKTILRRFNKNSQTTPELNKKTFEFDEDKKEIRKNGEYVKLTAAEYEVVLLLLKREGFVVSRDEIFENSDLLNSDYDNVGSLAVIINRIRQKIEANPKQPEFLQTIRGMGYKFVQ; translated from the coding sequence TTGATAAAAATAGCAATGGTCGAAGATGATACCGAACTGGCGTGTGTCTTGACCCAATATTTAAAACAGTTTAATATGGAAGTAACGAACTTTGAAGAGCCTTTTTTGGCTCTTTCAAGTTTGAATTTGCACTCGTACGATTTGATTATCTTGGATTTAAGTCTTCCTGGAATGGATGGTTTGGATCTGTGTAAAGAGATCGTAAAAAAACATGATGTGCCTATTATTATCTCAAGTGCCAGAAGTGATATCACGGATAAAGTCATTGCGTTAGAATTGGGTGCGGATGATTACTTGCCTAAACCATACGACCCACGTGAACTTGAAGTACGTGTAAAAACGATTTTAAGACGTTTTAATAAAAACAGTCAAACCACACCTGAATTGAATAAAAAAACATTTGAATTTGATGAAGACAAAAAAGAGATTCGAAAAAATGGCGAATATGTCAAATTAACGGCTGCTGAGTATGAAGTGGTATTACTGTTGTTAAAGCGAGAAGGTTTTGTCGTCTCACGAGATGAAATTTTTGAGAACTCAGATTTACTCAACAGTGATTATGACAATGTAGGAAGTTTGGCGGTGATCATCAACCGAATTCGACAAAAAATAGAAGCAAATCCTAAACAGCCTGAGTTCTTACAAACCATACGAGGTATGGGGTATAAGTTTGTACAATGA
- a CDS encoding ArsS family sensor histidine kinase, protein MRRDSILFTLTITFVITLILLAISFLILMGHAIEERDHHIKKKYSPVARMVLREYFENHKATQPFINAMDEIGFTYSEDKKEISALKYNPKTKVEFERFYRDILFRVLQLKGEYYIYLKQENNRFEIILKDTQAEIRNGRVYIMAVFTLLLIGMCFAYLTTYRKIYPLKQLKEKVMNLAEENFDIQGCDTNKNDEVSALAREFKKAAQRLKEIKESRNVFIRNIMHELKTPITKGKFLTQLPHDEQNDEKMKNVFNRLESLINEFSSIEELISSSKHFEKSYYYLNDIVDNAVDILMLEEDEIKCEFENLKLHVNFKLMTLAVKNLIDNAIKYSPNKQVCIKTQGQEIVFENEGEPLKYDLTNYFEPFFANEQKNKQSFGLGLYIVHSILNASDYSLKYNHENGINQFKIVQKEHV, encoded by the coding sequence ATGAGACGTGATTCTATTCTCTTTACTCTGACCATTACGTTTGTCATTACACTTATTTTGCTGGCAATCAGCTTTTTAATTCTTATGGGGCATGCTATAGAAGAGAGAGACCACCATATAAAAAAGAAATACTCACCTGTTGCACGAATGGTTTTAAGAGAATACTTTGAAAACCATAAAGCAACACAACCTTTTATTAATGCCATGGATGAGATTGGCTTTACTTACAGTGAAGATAAAAAAGAGATTTCTGCTTTAAAATACAACCCAAAAACAAAAGTAGAGTTTGAACGTTTTTATCGAGATATACTCTTTCGAGTTTTACAATTAAAAGGGGAGTACTATATCTATTTAAAACAAGAAAACAATCGTTTTGAAATTATTCTAAAAGATACTCAAGCAGAGATACGAAATGGTAGGGTTTATATTATGGCGGTGTTTACTCTGCTTCTTATTGGAATGTGTTTTGCGTATTTAACCACGTATCGTAAAATCTATCCACTCAAACAGTTAAAAGAGAAAGTGATGAACTTAGCTGAAGAAAACTTTGATATCCAAGGGTGTGATACGAATAAAAACGATGAAGTTTCAGCATTAGCGAGAGAGTTTAAAAAAGCAGCACAACGTCTCAAAGAGATCAAAGAGTCTCGAAATGTTTTTATACGAAACATCATGCATGAACTCAAAACTCCTATTACTAAAGGGAAGTTTTTAACGCAACTGCCACACGATGAACAAAACGATGAAAAGATGAAAAACGTTTTTAATCGTTTAGAGAGTCTGATCAATGAGTTCAGCTCAATTGAAGAGTTGATTTCTTCTTCGAAACATTTTGAAAAAAGTTACTACTATTTAAATGATATTGTCGATAATGCGGTGGATATTTTAATGCTTGAAGAGGATGAAATCAAATGTGAGTTTGAGAATCTTAAACTGCATGTGAACTTTAAACTTATGACTTTAGCAGTAAAAAACCTTATTGATAATGCCATTAAGTATTCCCCGAACAAACAAGTTTGTATTAAAACGCAAGGTCAAGAGATTGTATTTGAGAATGAAGGTGAACCTTTAAAATATGATTTGACAAACTATTTTGAACCGTTTTTTGCCAATGAACAAAAAAACAAACAGAGCTTTGGATTGGGGCTTTATATCGTGCACTCGATTTTAAATGCCAGTGATTACAGCTTGAAATATAATCATGAAAATGGTATAAACCAATTTAAAATAGTACAAAAAGAGCACGTTTGA